The Streptomyces sp. NBC_01775 genome includes a region encoding these proteins:
- a CDS encoding PucR family transcriptional regulator: protein MPEPTDPSQHPHLATLRRLEQSSGKLAAAAIARMDEQLPWYRAMPPENRSWIGLVAQAGIAAFTEWFRHPETPQAISTDVFGTAPRELTRAITLRQTVEMVRTTIEVVETAIDEVAAPGDESVLREALLVYAREIAFATAQVYAQAAEARGAWDARLESLVVNAVLSGEVDEGAVSRAAALGWNSPEHVAVVLGTAPDGDSELTVEAIRRASRHAKLQVLTGVLGSRLVVIAGGSDNPLKAAKSLIGPFAAGPVVAGPVVGDLLAATRSAQAAMAGLKACPAWPDAPRPVLADDLLPERAMAGDPVARDLLVEEIYRPLEEVGSALLETLSVYLEQASSLEGAARMLFVHPNTVRYRLRRVTDVTGWSPSDVRSAFTLRIALILGRLADFGGQP, encoded by the coding sequence GTGCCCGAACCCACAGACCCGTCCCAGCATCCGCACCTGGCCACCCTGCGCAGACTTGAGCAGTCCTCGGGGAAGCTCGCCGCCGCCGCCATCGCGCGCATGGACGAGCAGCTGCCCTGGTACCGCGCGATGCCGCCGGAGAACCGCTCCTGGATCGGCCTGGTCGCGCAGGCGGGCATCGCGGCCTTCACCGAGTGGTTCCGGCACCCCGAGACGCCGCAGGCGATCAGCACGGACGTGTTCGGCACGGCGCCCCGCGAGCTGACCCGGGCGATCACCCTGCGGCAGACCGTGGAGATGGTGCGCACCACCATCGAGGTCGTCGAGACGGCCATCGACGAGGTCGCGGCGCCCGGTGACGAGTCCGTACTGCGCGAAGCGCTGCTGGTGTACGCGCGGGAGATCGCCTTCGCGACGGCACAGGTCTACGCGCAGGCGGCGGAGGCACGCGGCGCGTGGGACGCCCGCCTGGAGTCGCTGGTGGTCAACGCGGTCCTCTCGGGCGAGGTCGACGAGGGCGCGGTCTCCCGCGCCGCCGCGCTGGGCTGGAACTCCCCCGAGCACGTCGCCGTCGTCCTGGGCACCGCGCCGGACGGGGACAGCGAGCTGACGGTGGAGGCGATCCGCCGGGCCTCGCGGCACGCCAAGCTCCAGGTGCTCACGGGCGTGCTGGGCAGCCGTCTGGTGGTGATCGCCGGCGGCTCCGACAACCCGCTGAAGGCCGCGAAGTCCCTGATCGGCCCGTTCGCCGCCGGGCCCGTGGTGGCGGGGCCCGTGGTGGGCGACCTGCTGGCGGCGACCCGCTCGGCACAGGCGGCGATGGCCGGCCTGAAAGCGTGCCCCGCCTGGCCGGACGCCCCGCGCCCGGTACTGGCGGACGATCTGCTTCCGGAACGTGCGATGGCGGGCGACCCCGTCGCACGGGACCTGTTGGTGGAGGAGATCTACAGACCGCTGGAGGAGGTCGGCTCCGCGCTGCTGGAGACGCTGAGCGTCTATCTGGAGCAGGCGAGTAGCCTGGAGGGTGCCGCCCGAATGCTGTTCGTGCACCCCAACACCGTGCGCTACCGGCTGCGACGTGTGACGGACGTCACCGGCTGGTCACCCTCGGATGTGCGCTCCGCGTTCACACTGCGTATCGCGCTGATCCTGGGGCGTCTCGCCGACTTCGGAGGCCAGCCGTAA
- a CDS encoding pirin family protein: MTQVWRAADRYRGGDQEAGIDTRHAFSFSGFYDPENVNFGLLVACNEERLAPGAGFPLHPHRDVEIVTWVIEGELEHRDSAGHSSLVRPGDVQRLGAGSGVRHTERNAGDGPLRFVQMWLVPGAFGTEPEYEIVRGIADGTPFALPRTEAVLHVRRLADGARTAVPDAAFVYVHVLCGEALLGEQALREGDAARISDAQDLELRALGRAELLLWEMHAEPGYG; this comes from the coding sequence ATGACGCAGGTGTGGAGGGCCGCCGACCGGTACAGGGGCGGTGACCAGGAGGCCGGGATCGACACCCGGCACGCCTTCTCCTTCTCCGGTTTCTACGATCCGGAGAATGTGAACTTCGGGCTGCTGGTGGCCTGTAACGAGGAACGTCTGGCGCCGGGCGCCGGGTTCCCGCTTCACCCGCACAGGGACGTCGAGATCGTGACCTGGGTGATCGAGGGCGAGCTGGAGCACCGTGATTCGGCGGGGCACTCCTCGCTGGTGCGCCCCGGCGACGTCCAGCGGCTGGGCGCCGGCAGCGGGGTGCGGCACACCGAACGCAACGCGGGGGACGGGCCGCTGCGCTTCGTCCAGATGTGGCTGGTGCCCGGCGCCTTCGGCACGGAACCCGAGTACGAGATCGTACGGGGCATCGCCGACGGCACGCCTTTCGCGCTGCCCCGCACGGAGGCGGTCTTGCACGTGCGGCGGCTGGCCGACGGCGCGCGTACGGCGGTGCCGGACGCGGCCTTCGTGTACGTCCATGTCCTGTGCGGCGAGGCGCTGCTGGGCGAACAGGCCCTGCGCGAGGGCGACGCGGCGCGGATCAGCGACGCGCAGGACCTGGAGCTGCGCGCGCTGGGCCGGGCGGAACTGCTGCTGTGGGAGATGCACGCGGAGCCCGGCTACGGGTGA
- a CDS encoding serine hydrolase domain-containing protein: MESLRMIETWPAPTAAAAVVRADGTLAGTHGPARQRFALASVTKLLSAYAALVAVEEGAVELEEPAGPEGSTVRHLLAHTSGLAFDEQRVMAEPGTRRIYSNTGFETLADHLAKATEIPFPRYLDEAVLQPLGMAATELSGSAAKDAVSTLEDLVRFAAELQAPTLLDRTTVQEATSVVHPGLNGVLPGYGRQKPNDWGLGFEIRGTKSPHWTGDTSSPRTFGHFGQSGTFLWVDPEAGAACVALTDRDFGPWAAEVWTPFTDAVLAELRG, encoded by the coding sequence ATGGAGAGCCTGCGGATGATCGAGACCTGGCCCGCGCCGACCGCCGCCGCGGCCGTCGTACGCGCGGACGGCACGCTTGCCGGCACGCACGGCCCCGCCCGGCAACGCTTCGCGCTCGCCTCCGTCACCAAACTGCTGTCCGCCTACGCGGCACTCGTGGCCGTGGAGGAGGGCGCCGTCGAGCTGGAGGAGCCCGCGGGCCCGGAGGGCTCGACGGTGCGGCACCTGCTGGCACACACCTCGGGCCTTGCCTTCGACGAGCAGCGCGTGATGGCGGAGCCCGGCACCCGCCGGATCTACTCCAACACGGGCTTCGAGACCCTCGCCGACCACCTGGCCAAGGCGACGGAGATCCCCTTCCCGCGGTATCTGGACGAGGCGGTGCTCCAGCCGCTGGGCATGGCCGCGACCGAACTGTCCGGCTCCGCCGCCAAGGACGCCGTCTCCACCCTGGAGGACCTTGTCCGTTTCGCGGCCGAACTCCAGGCGCCGACGCTCCTGGACCGTACGACGGTCCAGGAGGCGACCTCGGTCGTCCACCCCGGCCTGAACGGGGTGCTGCCCGGCTACGGCCGCCAGAAGCCGAACGACTGGGGGCTGGGCTTCGAGATCCGCGGCACGAAGTCCCCGCACTGGACGGGCGACACGTCCTCGCCGCGCACCTTCGGGCACTTCGGTCAGTCGGGGACGTTCTTGTGGGTGGACCCCGAGGCGGGCGCCGCGTGCGTGGCGCTGACCGACCGGGACTTCGGGCCCTGGGCGGCCGAGGTGTGGACGCCGTTCACCGACGCGGTCCTGGCCGAATTGCGCGGGTAG
- a CDS encoding MerR family transcriptional regulator yields the protein MTVMDAGTDTETRDAPTAREQCGADNAPHPRPDGQDMYTISEVSAISGLSAHTLRWYERIGLMPHVDRTHTGQRRFTNRDLDWLNLVGKLRLTGMPVAGMVRYAELVRQGAQTFGERKALLETTREDVLRRIDELHDTLAVLNHKIDVYSQPARTT from the coding sequence ATGACCGTGATGGATGCCGGAACGGACACGGAGACACGAGACGCCCCGACGGCGCGTGAGCAGTGCGGAGCGGACAATGCCCCACATCCGCGCCCCGACGGACAGGACATGTACACCATCAGCGAGGTGTCGGCGATCAGCGGTCTGAGCGCGCACACGCTGCGCTGGTACGAGCGGATCGGCCTGATGCCGCACGTGGACCGCACCCACACGGGACAGCGCCGCTTCACCAACCGCGACTTGGACTGGCTGAATCTGGTGGGCAAGCTGCGGCTGACGGGTATGCCGGTCGCCGGCATGGTGCGCTACGCGGAACTGGTGCGCCAGGGTGCGCAGACCTTCGGCGAGCGCAAGGCCCTGCTGGAGACGACCAGAGAGGACGTGCTGCGCCGGATCGACGAGCTGCACGACACCCTGGCCGTCCTCAACCACAAGATCGACGTCTACTCGCAGCCGGCGCGTACTACCTGA